A region of Thiobacter sp. AK1 DNA encodes the following proteins:
- the rseP gene encoding RIP metalloprotease RseP — protein sequence MSVLITPIAFLVTLGVLIVVHEFGHYLAARACGVRVLRFSVGFGRPLWARRFFPDGTEWVIAAFPIGGYVKMLDEHEGPVSPEALPQAFNRQPVWRRMVIVAAGPLANFLLALLIYWGLFLHGMPGLRPVIDAPAPGTPAAVAGLTKGDTLEVIAGEPVAVWDDVHWTLLSRLGRASQLEVWVRKADGRRAVYVLRIAADDGADQGRAFLTRLGLAPARFLQPRIGEVLPDSPAAAAGLQTGDWVVAVNGEPVDSWQALVEKIRRHPGQALTLRVLREGRNVEIVVTPRAETVQDERIGRIGASAYAFTTVRHGVLGALVAGARKTWDGAVLSVQLLWKMLWGEVSWRNLSGPVAIADYAGQTAQMGWLPWLLFLALLSVSLGVLNLLPVPVLDGGHLLYHVGEIITGRPPSEKILMLGQRIGMALLFTLMLFALYNDINRLLGP from the coding sequence ATGAGCGTCCTCATCACGCCCATCGCGTTCCTAGTGACCCTGGGGGTGCTCATCGTCGTGCACGAATTCGGCCATTATTTGGCGGCACGTGCCTGCGGCGTGCGCGTGCTGCGTTTCTCGGTGGGATTTGGCCGCCCCCTCTGGGCGCGCCGCTTCTTTCCGGACGGCACCGAATGGGTGATCGCCGCCTTTCCCATCGGCGGCTACGTGAAAATGCTGGATGAGCACGAAGGACCGGTGTCACCGGAGGCGCTGCCGCAGGCGTTCAACCGCCAGCCAGTGTGGCGGCGCATGGTGATCGTGGCCGCGGGGCCGCTGGCCAACTTTCTGCTCGCGTTACTCATCTATTGGGGCCTGTTCCTGCATGGCATGCCTGGCCTGCGCCCGGTGATCGATGCGCCTGCGCCGGGGACGCCGGCCGCCGTGGCGGGGCTTACCAAGGGCGATACGCTGGAAGTCATCGCCGGTGAACCGGTGGCCGTGTGGGACGACGTGCATTGGACACTGCTTTCCCGGCTGGGACGCGCCAGCCAGCTAGAAGTATGGGTGCGCAAGGCCGACGGCCGCCGCGCGGTGTATGTCCTGCGCATCGCCGCCGACGATGGGGCCGACCAGGGGCGCGCGTTTCTTACGCGTCTGGGGCTTGCCCCCGCGCGCTTTCTCCAGCCGCGCATCGGCGAGGTATTGCCAGATTCACCCGCGGCAGCCGCGGGCCTGCAAACAGGAGACTGGGTCGTGGCGGTGAATGGCGAGCCGGTGGACAGCTGGCAGGCCCTGGTGGAAAAGATTCGCCGCCACCCCGGCCAGGCGTTGACTCTGCGCGTACTGCGCGAAGGTCGCAACGTGGAGATCGTGGTCACACCGCGTGCGGAGACAGTACAGGACGAGCGCATCGGTCGCATCGGCGCCAGCGCCTATGCTTTCACCACGGTGCGGCACGGCGTGTTGGGTGCCCTCGTCGCCGGCGCGCGCAAGACCTGGGATGGGGCGGTGTTGAGTGTGCAGCTTCTTTGGAAGATGCTCTGGGGCGAGGTGTCGTGGCGCAATCTGAGCGGACCGGTGGCCATCGCCGACTATGCGGGGCAGACGGCGCAGATGGGCTGGCTGCCTTGGCTACTCTTTCTCGCCCTGCTCAGCGTGAGTCTGGGTGTGCTCAACCTGCTCCCGGTGCCGGTGCTGGATGGAGGGCATTTGTTGTATCATGTCGGCGAAATCATCACGGGACGCCCACCGTCCGAGAAGATTCTCATGCTCGGGCAAAGGATCGGCATGGCGCTCCTGTTCACCCTAATGCTGTTCGCCCTCTACAACGACATCAACCGCTTGCTGGGGCCCTGA